In a single window of the Campylobacter hyointestinalis subsp. lawsonii genome:
- a CDS encoding SH3 domain-containing protein, whose translation MLKSISLIVLLVCFIFARDEVSVFDMVGEQNTPQKKTINIDDIKKIAPTDEPDYNAIGTQIYENIEPNETKMSVSKIKKSVYVHQIFSLDLKADTGHNLAFDLNLSINANDISWLNPKPNWIQSKKGVYNTTLWFEANKESANIEDITLILNRNGNFFQKASIKPKLPLIKNLKQEENFSNTVADNLEVKKVKSSKFDDENNLITLELEIKNGNLSSFFIPSNFQKQGIESIKGDYNNQTGSYFIIANNKIKSIEFSYYNLKEDEFKKFNLDVDVQDDDLSTQVNLNPKESEFELYKDITIYSLIVIFLLFFIFKKSYYSLIIAIVFGIYSFYDNKPFSDATLKANSEVKILPTNNSTIFYISDKPQSVKVMSKNDKYTKILLENKNIGWVKNEDIK comes from the coding sequence TTGTTAAAGAGTATTTCTTTAATCGTTTTGCTTGTCTGCTTTATTTTTGCTAGAGATGAAGTAAGTGTGTTTGATATGGTGGGTGAGCAAAACACACCACAAAAGAAAACGATAAATATAGATGATATAAAAAAGATAGCGCCGACAGACGAACCAGACTACAACGCCATTGGAACTCAAATTTATGAAAATATAGAGCCTAATGAAACTAAAATGTCGGTTTCTAAAATAAAAAAATCTGTATATGTCCATCAAATTTTTAGCTTAGATCTAAAAGCAGACACAGGGCACAATCTCGCTTTTGATCTAAATCTTAGCATAAATGCAAATGATATATCATGGCTAAATCCAAAACCAAACTGGATACAGAGTAAAAAAGGCGTGTATAATACAACTCTTTGGTTTGAAGCAAATAAAGAGTCTGCAAATATCGAAGATATCACATTAATACTAAATAGAAATGGTAATTTTTTTCAAAAAGCAAGTATAAAGCCTAAGCTTCCGCTTATAAAAAATCTAAAACAAGAAGAGAATTTCTCAAATACTGTAGCTGATAATCTAGAAGTTAAAAAAGTAAAAAGTTCTAAATTTGATGATGAAAATAATCTAATAACATTAGAACTTGAGATAAAAAATGGCAATCTCAGCTCATTTTTTATACCTTCAAACTTTCAAAAACAAGGCATAGAATCCATAAAAGGCGATTACAATAACCAAACCGGAAGCTACTTTATAATTGCAAACAACAAGATAAAATCTATAGAGTTTAGCTACTACAATTTAAAAGAAGATGAATTTAAAAAATTTAATCTTGATGTTGATGTGCAAGATGATGATCTAAGTACTCAAGTAAATCTAAACCCCAAAGAAAGTGAGTTTGAGCTTTATAAGGATATAACTATATATTCACTTATCGTTATATTTTTACTATTTTTTATCTTTAAAAAAAGCTATTATTCTTTAATCATAGCAATAGTTTTTGGAATTTACTCATTTTATGATAACAAACCTTTTAGCGACGCGACGCTAAAAGCAAACTCAGAAGTCAAGATACTGCCTACAAATAATTCTACTATATTTTACATATCAGACAAACCTCAATCTGTAAAAGTTATGTCTAAAAACGATAAATATACTAAAATATTGTTAGAAAATAAAAATATCGGATGGGTAAAAAATGAAGATATTAAATAA
- a CDS encoding lysophospholipid acyltransferase family protein: protein MKILNKIKTILIAIELVISIAIVVILMWMFNKHHREIRRKWAKAQRYFMGYKMQITGTPNKDANLVIMNHQSMLDIIVLEDIHPANLSWIAKKEIGDIPILGKILTIPKMIPIDRNNPRSITTLVKDVKDRIQNGRVVAMFPEGTRGKGDKLLKFHSGAKIIVSKLNLKVQPIVIVNSRKILDTKNFSFSKGEVKVIYMDLVDTSNEDWIEITRAKMQKILDENI from the coding sequence ATGAAGATATTAAATAAAATAAAAACTATCTTAATCGCGATAGAGCTAGTAATAAGCATAGCTATAGTAGTAATTTTGATGTGGATGTTCAACAAACATCACAGAGAGATCAGAAGAAAATGGGCTAAAGCACAAAGATATTTTATGGGTTATAAAATGCAGATCACAGGAACCCCAAATAAAGATGCAAATTTAGTCATCATGAACCATCAAAGTATGCTAGATATCATTGTTTTAGAAGATATACATCCTGCAAATTTATCATGGATAGCCAAAAAAGAGATCGGCGATATACCTATACTAGGCAAGATTTTAACCATACCAAAAATGATCCCTATCGATAGAAATAATCCAAGATCTATCACGACACTTGTAAAAGACGTAAAAGATCGCATCCAAAACGGTCGCGTGGTAGCAATGTTCCCAGAAGGTACTAGAGGTAAAGGCGATAAACTTTTAAAATTTCATAGCGGCGCTAAGATTATCGTTTCTAAACTAAATTTAAAAGTTCAACCGATAGTTATAGTAAATTCAAGAAAGATACTAGATACAAAAAATTTCTCTTTTAGCAAAGGCGAAGTAAAAGTTATCTATATGGACTTAGTAGATACATCAAATGAAGACTGGATAGAGATAACAAGAGCCAAAATGCAAAAAATACTAGACGAAAATATATGA
- the purS gene encoding phosphoribosylformylglycinamidine synthase subunit PurS, which yields MKVIINVFLKNGVLDPAGKAVEHALNSLGFDGVNEVRIGKQIVLNLKDDISDADIKTMCEELLANTVIEDYEIIKG from the coding sequence ATGAAAGTTATCATAAACGTCTTTTTAAAAAATGGAGTTTTAGATCCTGCTGGAAAAGCTGTAGAACATGCTCTTAACTCACTCGGTTTTGATGGCGTAAATGAAGTAAGAATCGGAAAACAAATCGTTCTAAATTTAAAAGACGACATCAGTGATGCTGATATCAAAACAATGTGCGAAGAACTATTAGCTAATACGGTCATAGAAGATTACGAAATCATAAAAGGCTAA
- the purQ gene encoding phosphoribosylformylglycinamidine synthase subunit PurQ: protein MKVAIVNFPGTNCERDTKYAFDKLGCQTQIIWHKDTTINADLIVLPGGFSYGDYLRTAAISKFSPAMSAVVAHAKKGGLVLGICNGFQMLLETRLLEGAMRRNENMSFISKFHHLKVISNNNKFLSNFANNDVVNIPIAHGEGNYYTDEDTLKRLYDNEQVILKYCDENGNLINVNGSIDNIAGICNKEKNIFGLMPHPERAIEEILGGTDGMKMLKGLVC from the coding sequence ATGAAAGTAGCTATCGTAAATTTTCCAGGAACGAACTGCGAAAGAGATACAAAATACGCATTTGATAAACTAGGTTGTCAAACACAAATAATATGGCATAAAGATACTACTATCAATGCAGATCTTATCGTTTTACCGGGCGGTTTTAGTTATGGAGATTATCTAAGAACCGCAGCTATATCTAAATTTAGTCCTGCGATGAGTGCTGTCGTAGCTCACGCTAAAAAAGGCGGACTAGTTTTAGGTATATGCAACGGTTTTCAAATGCTTTTAGAGACCAGACTTTTAGAAGGCGCGATGAGAAGAAATGAAAATATGAGCTTTATAAGTAAATTTCATCATCTAAAAGTTATCTCAAACAACAATAAATTCCTATCAAATTTTGCTAATAACGATGTGGTAAATATCCCCATAGCACACGGAGAGGGAAATTATTATACCGATGAAGATACCTTAAAAAGACTATACGACAACGAACAAGTTATTTTAAAATACTGCGATGAGAACGGAAATTTAATAAACGTAAATGGATCGATAGATAATATAGCAGGAATTTGTAACAAAGAAAAAAATATCTTTGGACTTATGCCTCATCCAGAACGTGCCATAGAAGAAATCCTAGGAGGAACTGACGGGATGAAAATGCTAAAAGGTCTAGTTTGTTAA
- the purC gene encoding phosphoribosylaminoimidazolesuccinocarboxamide synthase — translation MQKSEMIYEGKGKKMWSVVGHDDLLIAEFKDDLTAFNAEKKGSESGKGALNNKISTALFKLLTSKGIQTALVETISDTEQVVKKCKIIPLEVVVRNIATGSLSKRLAIKEGTILPFTLVEFYYKDDALGDPLVNDEHCLIMDLVKSENDLDRLKHLGREINSILLPFFKEKGLKLVDFKIEFGVDKDGNILLADEISPDSCRFWDAVTNEKMDKDRFRQDLGSVKVAYEEVLRRILA, via the coding sequence ATGCAAAAGTCAGAGATGATTTACGAGGGTAAAGGTAAAAAAATGTGGTCAGTAGTAGGACATGATGACTTGTTGATAGCTGAGTTTAAAGATGATCTAACCGCATTTAACGCAGAAAAAAAAGGTAGCGAAAGCGGAAAAGGCGCACTAAATAACAAAATATCAACTGCGCTTTTTAAACTATTAACAAGCAAAGGCATACAAACCGCACTTGTTGAAACTATCAGCGACACAGAACAAGTCGTAAAAAAATGCAAAATCATACCACTTGAAGTTGTAGTAAGAAACATAGCAACCGGTAGTCTTAGTAAAAGACTTGCTATAAAAGAAGGAACTATTTTGCCATTTACTTTAGTAGAGTTTTATTATAAAGATGATGCTTTAGGTGATCCTTTAGTAAATGACGAACATTGTCTTATCATGGATCTTGTAAAAAGCGAAAATGATCTTGATAGATTGAAGCATTTAGGAAGAGAGATAAACTCTATACTGCTTCCATTTTTCAAAGAAAAAGGTTTAAAATTAGTCGATTTTAAGATTGAATTTGGTGTGGATAAAGACGGAAATATCTTACTTGCAGATGAAATAAGCCCTGATAGTTGTCGTTTTTGGGACGCTGTAACAAATGAAAAAATGGATAAAGATAGATTTAGACAGGATCTAGGAAGTGTAAAAGTCGCGTATGAAGAAGTTCTTCGTCGCATACTTGCATAA